In Notamacropus eugenii isolate mMacEug1 chromosome 1, mMacEug1.pri_v2, whole genome shotgun sequence, one genomic interval encodes:
- the FES gene encoding tyrosine-protein kinase Fes/Fps, with the protein MGFSSELCSPQGHGALQKLQEAELRLLEGMRKWMAQRVKSDREYAGLLHHMALQEGGSQVRNLDHVSQISQSWTEITRQTESLSRLLRQHAEDLNSGPLSKLSILIRERQQLRKNYSEQWQQLHQDLTKIHSLDIEKLKSQYRVLARDSAQAKRKYQEASKDKDRDKAKDKYVRSLWKLYAHHNRYVLGVRAAQLHHQHHHQLLLPGLLQSLQDLHQEMALILKEILQEYIEISSLVQDEVVTIHREIAAAAACINPYTEYEGFLQQYGSSPNTPPCVTFDDTLLEEVEQLEAGELQLNELTIESVQHALTSVNEELTTATEMVMSRQQVVTQMQKEIQREEESIHPRERVQLLGKRQALQEALQDFQMALCSQAKLKAQQDLLQSKLEQLGPGEPPPVLVLQDDQHSTSSTEQEREGGRTPTLEILKNHISGIFRPKFSLPPPLQLIPDIQKPLQDQVWYHGAIPRTEVQELLVNSGDFLVRESQGKQEYVLSVMWDGQPRHFIIQSSDNLYRLEGDGFPSIPLLIDHLLRSQQPLTKKSGISLNKAISKDKWALNHEDLVLGERIGRGNFGEVFSGRLRADNTLVAVKSCRETLPSDLKAKFLQEARILKQYSHPNIVRLIGVCTQKQPIYIVMELVQGGDFLTFLRTEGSRLRVKLLLQMVGDAAAGMEYLESKHCIHRDLAARNCLVTEKNVLKISDFGMSREGADGIYAASGGLRQVPVKWTAPEALNYGRYSSESDVWSFGILLWETFSLGASPYSNLTNQQTRELVEKGGRLPCPDLCPDAVFRLMEQCWAYEPSQRPSFSAIHQELQGIRKRHR; encoded by the exons ATGGGCTTTTCCTCTGAATTATGTAGCCCTCAGGGGCATGGAGCACTGCAAAAGTTGCAGGAGGCTGAGCTTCGACTCCTGGAGGGCATGAGAAAGTGGATGGCACAGAGAGTAAAGAGTGACCGGGAGTATGCAGGGCTGCTACACCACATGGCTTTACAGGAGGGGGGTAGCCAGGTCCGAAACCTAGACCACGTCAGCCAGATCAGCCAG TCCTGGACAGAAATAACTCGTCAGACTGAAAGCCTAAGCCGGCTTCTTCGGCAGCAtgcagaagatctgaattcaggcccCTTGAGCAAGCTGAGCATCCTGATTCGTGAACGGCAGCAGCTTCGAAAAAACTACAGTGAACAGTGGCAGCAGCTCCACCAAGATCTCACTAAG ATACATAGCCTTGATATTGAAAAACTGAAAAGTCAATACCGTGTGCTAGCACGAGACAGCGCTCAGGCCAAGCGCAAATACCAGGAAGCCAGCAAAG ACAAGGACCGGGACAAGGCCAAGGATAAGTATGTTCGAAGCCTCTGGAAACTCTATGCACATCACAACCGCTATGTTCTGGGCGTCCGGGCTGCCCAGCTGCACCATCAGCACCACCACCAGCTGTTGCTGCCTGGCCTTCTCCAGTCCCTGCAGGACCTGCATCAGGAGATGGCCCTAATCCT gaaagaaatcctACAAGAGTACATTGAGATCAGCAGCCTGGTACAGGACGAAGTGGTGACCATCCATCGGGAGATTGCAGCTGCTGCAGCCTGTATCAATCCCTACACGGAGTATGAAGGCTTTCTTCAGCAATATGG ATCATCACCGAACActcctccctgtgtgacctttgatGACACCTTGTTGGAGGAAGTTGAACAGCTGGAAGCTGGGGAGCTGCAGTTGAATGAGCTGACAATAGAGAGTGTACAGCACGC CCTAACTTCAGTGAATGAGGAGCTGACCACGGCCACAGAAATGGTGATGAGTAGGCAGCAGGTTGTCACCCAGATGCAGAAGGAGAttcagagggaagaagaaagcattCACCCAAGGGAGAG AGTACAGCTCCTTGGGAAGCGCCAGGCCCTGCAGGAGGCACTCCAGGACTTCCAGATGGCCTTATGCAGCCAAGCCAAACTGAAAGCCCAGCAGGACCTGCTACAAAGCAAGTTGGAGCAACTGGGCCCTGGGGAGCCACCCCCTGTCCTCGTGCTCCAGGATGACCAGCACTCCACCTCCTCTACA GAACAGGAACGTGAGGGTGGAAGGACGCCCACCTTGGAAATTCTGAAGAACCATATCTCAGGAATCTTCCGTCCTAAATTCTCA CTCCCTCCACCACTCCAGCTCATCCCAGATATACAGAAGCCTCTACAGGATCAGGTGTGGTATCATGGTGCCATCCCACGAACAGAGGTGCAGGAGTTACTAGTGAATTCTGGGGATTTTCTCGTGCGAGAAAGCCAGGGAAAACAAGAATACGTGCTATCCGTGATGTGGGATGGGCAGCCTCGCCATTTCATCATCCAGTCTTCAGAT AATCTGTATCGCCTAGAAGGGGATGGATTTCCCAGCATCCCCTTGCTCATTGACCACTTACTCCGCTCCCAGCAGCCCCTCACCAAAAAAAGTGGTATCAGTCTGAACAAGGCAATCTCCAAG GACAAGTGGGCCCTGAACCATGAAGACCTGGTGCTAGGTGAAAGAATTGGACGG GGGAACTTTGGAGAGGTGTTCAGCGGCCGTCTCCGTGCCGACAACACTCTGGTGGCAGTAAAGTCCTGTCGGGAAACTCTCCCATCTGATCTCAAGGCCAAGTTTCTGCAGGAAGCAAG AATCTTGAAGCAGTATAGTCACCCCAACATTGTGCGACTCATTGGCGTCTGTACCCAGAAACAACCTATCTACATCGTCATGGAGCTGGTACAAG GTGGGGACTTCCTGACCTTTCTTCGGACCGAGGGTTCCCGGCTTCGAGTGAAGTTGTTGCTACAGATGGTGGGAGATGCAGCTGCTGGCATGGAATACCTGGAAAGCAAGCACTGTATCCATCG GGACTTGGCTGCTCGGAATTGCTTGGTAACAGAGAAGAATGTGCTGAAGATCAGTGATTTCGGAATGTCTAGAGAGGGGGCTGATGGTATCTATGCAGCCTCAGGGGGTCTCAGACAGGTCCCTGTCAAATGGACAGCGCCTGAAGCTCTTAACTATG GGCGCTACTCCTCTGAGAGTGATGTATGGAGCTTTGGAATCTTGCTCTGGGAGACCTTCAGTCTGGGAGCATCTCCCTACTCCAACCTCACCAACCAGCAGACTCGGGAGCTTGTAGAAAAGG GTGGGCGCCTCCCCTGCCCAGACCTGTGCCCAGATGCTGTGTTCCGGTTGATGGAGCAGTGCTGGGCCTATGAGCCAAGCCAGCGACCCAGCTTCAGTGCCATCCACCAGGAGCTACAAGGGATCCGAAAACGGCATAGGTGA